In Kwoniella dejecticola CBS 10117 chromosome 6, complete sequence, a genomic segment contains:
- a CDS encoding isoleucine-tRNA ligase yields MGHALNKVLKDIINRYNLIRGKRVHYVPGWDCHGLPIEHKALAAIGSRPYVMAARHVTAQAGTGLVHSAPAHGHEDYEAAMTAGILPDELRCPVNDEGRFTSDLAKWTEDGIATALIGKEVLGDGSDAVVEILRNQGVLLAEQKIEHRYPYDWKSKKPIIVRATLQWFADVEGIKNTAVEALSKVHFHPPIFFGMISMMTVPRLYPIK; encoded by the exons ATGG GGCACGCATTGAACAAAGTATTGAAAGATATCATCAATCGTTACAATCTGATAAGGGGCAAGCGTGTCCA CTACGTGCCGGGATGGGACTGTCATGGTTTGCCCATCGAGCACAAAGCTTTGGCCGCGATAGGG TCAAGACCGTATGTCATGGCAGCGAGGCACGTGACGGCTCAAGCTGGTACTGGTCTAGTCcattctgctcctgctcaCGGCCATGAAGATTACGAAGCTGCCATGACGGCTGGGATCCTGCCCGATGAATTGCGTTGTCCAGTGAATGATGAGGGTCGATTCACCTCAGATCTGGCGAAGTGGACAGAAGATGGTATTGCCACAGCCTTGATTGGTAAAGAGGTCCTTGGTGATGGATCGGACGCCGTGGTGGAGATACTACGGAACCAAGGTGTGCTGCTTGCCGAGCAAAAGATTGAACATCGATATCCTTATGATTGGAAATCCAAGAAGCCAATTATAGTCCGAGCTACTCTGCAGTGGTTTGCGGATGTGGAGGGCATCAAGAACACCGCCGTGGAGGCATTGAGCAAAGTTCACTTTCATCCGCCGATTT TTTTCGGcatgatttcgatgatgacggtgcCGCGTCTCTACCCGATCAAGTAA